From Macaca fascicularis isolate 582-1 chromosome 14, T2T-MFA8v1.1, a single genomic window includes:
- the LOC102124225 gene encoding olfactory receptor 52M1-like, which translates to MGPANTSQISPNTFLLMGIPGLEHLHAWIGIPFCCMYMVALMGNVTILAVVKAERSLHQPMFLFLCMLSVTDLVLSTSTLPRMLCLFWFRAHDITLDACLAQMYFIHSVTAMESGFFLAMAIDHCVAICDPLRHATILTHSRIANIGAAVVLRGVVFFFPHPILLKQLPYCRTRIIAHTYCEFMAVVKLACEDTGTAKRYSLSVASVIGSCDGFFIAVSYVLILRAAFHLPSQEASLKALGTCGSHVCVILVFYSTAVFTFLTHRFGHNVSPQIHIFIANMYLLVPPFLNPIVYGIRTKKIRDHVISSLKIKVARLS; encoded by the coding sequence ATGGGACCAGCCAATACATCCCAAATATCACCAAACACCTTCTTGCTGATGGGCATCCCAGGACTAGAACATCTGCATGCCTGGATTGGGATTCCCTTCTGCTGCATGTACATGGTGGCCTTGATGGGGAATGTGACCATCCTGGCCGTGGTGAAGGCAGAACGAAGCCTCCACCAGCCTATGTTCCTGTTTCTGTGTATGCTGTCAGTCACTGACCTGGTCCTCTCCACATCCACGCTGCCCCGCATGCTCTGTCTCTTCTGGTTCAGAGCCCATGATATCACCCTTGATGCTTGCTTGGCCCAAATGTACTTCATCCACAGTGTTACTGCCATGGAATCGGGCTTCTTCCTGGCCATGGCCATTGACCACTGTGTGGCCATCTGTGACCCACTGCGCCACGCCACCATTCTCACACACAGTCGCATTGCCAACATTGGAGCTGCTGTGGTCCTCAGGGGAGTGGTCTTCTTTTTTCCACATCCCATCCTGCTCAAACAACTGCCCTACTGCAGAACTCGAATCATTGCACACACTTATTGTGAGTTCATGGCCGTGGTGAAACTGGcgtgtgaagacacagggaccGCCAAGCGCTACAGTCTCAGTGTGGCCTCTGTTATTGGGTCCTGTGATGGCTTTTTTATTGCTGTCTCCTATGTTCTAATCCTCAGAGCTGCCTTTCATCTTCCATCACAGGAAGCAAGTCTTAAAGCTCTAGGCACGTGTGGTTCCCATGTCTGTGTCATCCTCGTTTTCTATTCCACGGCTGTCTTTACCTTCCTGACCCACCGCTTTGGCCATAATGtgtctccccaaattcatattttCATTGCCAATATGTACCTTCTGGTACCACCCTTTCTTAACCCCATTGTTTATGGTATTAGGACCAAGAAAATTCGAGACCATGTCATTAGTTCTCTAAAGATAAAAGTTGCTCGACTAAGctaa
- the LOC102124636 gene encoding olfactory receptor 52K1-like — protein sequence MSSCNNSIPQPSIFILAGIPGLESFHGWFSVPFFLVFLITVIGNVTILCITWIEKSLHEPMFLLLAMLSIVDLCLVSVTVPRMLATFWMNAKEISFNGCLTRMFFIPSFYVMESGILLAMAFDRFAAIWYPLRYTTILGNNMLVKMALAILARAVAVLTPAPILAKRLQSFQTPIIAYSYCAYMTVVQIACEDISDHIVYGLMVIVASVGFYLFFIILSYGLILHAVFQIPSWDARGKALSTCGCHLCVISLFYSPVVFSVLAQILGYHMAPHMQIIIDSLYFLVPPMVNPLIYGARTKQMREWVLRILHCYGD from the coding sequence ATGTCCTCTTGCAACAATTCCATTCCTCAGCCCTCGATATTTATCCTGGCTGGAATTCCTGGCCTTGAATCTTTCCATGGCTGGTTCTCTGTGCCTTTTTTCTTGGTGTTTCTCATTACAGTCATTGGCAATGTCACCATCTTATGTATCACCTGGATAGAGAAGAGTCTTCATGAGCCCATGTTTCTTCTCCTGGCCATGCTGTCAATTGTTGACCTGTGCCTTGTCAGTGTCACAGTGCCCCGTATGCTGGCTACCTTCTGGATGAATGCCAAGGAAATCAGTTTCAATGGCTGCCTCACACGGAtgtttttcattccttccttctatGTCATGGAGTCTGGGATTCTCCTAGCCATGGCTTTTGACAGATTTGCGGCTATCTGGTACCCTCTAAGATATACAACCATCCTTGGTAACAACATGCTTGTGAAGATGGCACTGGCTATCCTGGCAAGGGCAGTGGCAGTGCTGACCCCAGCCCCCATTCTGGCAAAAAGACTGCAAAGCTTCCAAACCCCCATAATCGCTTACTCCTACTGTGCATATATGACTGTGGTGCAGATAGCCTGTGAAGATATCTCTGACCACATTGTCTATGGACTCATGGTTATTGTAGCATCTGTGggattttatctgttttttatcATTCTGTCATATGGACTAATCCTTCATGCTGTCTTTCAGATACCATCTTGGGATGCACGGGGCAAAGCTCTCAGTACATGTGGCTGCCATCTTTGTGTCATTAGTCTCTTTTATTCTCCTGTTGTCTTCTCGGTTCTGGCCCAGATTTTAGGCTACCATATGGCTCCCCATATGCAGATCATCATTGACAGTCTTTACTTCCTGGTGCCTCCCATGGTTAACCCCTTGATTTATGGGGCCAGGACCAAACAAATGAGGGAGTGGGTACTGCGGATCCTTCACTGTTATGGAGACTAA